A stretch of the Chlamydia pecorum E58 genome encodes the following:
- the rmuC gene encoding DNA recombination protein RmuC — MTFTQENVFFIALGFSFLVFLLGVFFTSCYYKKKILSLIQQTQQLERENQFLQDSLNLKRNQEQLIEDFSNRLVASSHNLIKDMKEEAQAYFCEKSKTIESILSPVQTTLTAFKQNLEKFEVQHAEDRGSLKEQMTSLLAVEKKLEKETQALTDILKHPGSRGRWGEIQLERILELSGMLKYCDYEAQTSDSQASARADIVIRLPQGRCLVIDAKAPFSDTYFSLDEPTSKTDLVDKIKEHIKSLKSKSYWDKFHYSPEYVILFLPGESLFNDAIRLAPELIDFGASSNVILSGPLTLLALLKTVAHTWKQENLQKQIQEIGLLGKELHHRLHVVFNHFHKIGKNLNHTVQSYNDMAASFQHRALPTLRKFENLEVTSSSHHIEDPVVIQNTTISFLPSCEEEEPSLLPTQDS, encoded by the coding sequence ATGACCTTTACACAAGAAAATGTTTTTTTTATTGCTTTAGGATTCTCTTTCTTAGTATTCCTTTTAGGAGTGTTTTTCACTTCATGTTATTACAAAAAGAAAATCCTCTCCTTAATTCAACAAACTCAACAGCTAGAGCGGGAAAATCAGTTTCTTCAAGACTCTTTAAATTTAAAACGCAATCAAGAGCAGCTCATTGAAGACTTTAGTAACCGTTTAGTAGCGTCCTCACATAATTTAATCAAAGACATGAAAGAGGAAGCTCAAGCGTATTTTTGTGAAAAATCCAAAACTATAGAGTCTATCTTATCTCCCGTTCAAACAACGTTAACAGCCTTTAAACAAAACTTAGAAAAATTTGAAGTCCAACATGCAGAAGATCGTGGGTCATTAAAAGAACAGATGACCTCACTACTTGCTGTAGAAAAAAAACTTGAAAAAGAAACCCAAGCTCTTACGGATATTTTAAAACATCCGGGCTCTCGAGGACGTTGGGGAGAAATCCAACTAGAAAGGATCTTAGAACTCTCTGGTATGCTGAAATACTGTGATTATGAAGCTCAAACTTCTGATTCTCAAGCTTCTGCACGTGCAGATATCGTTATCCGTCTCCCTCAGGGGCGCTGTTTGGTTATTGATGCTAAGGCTCCTTTTTCTGATACCTATTTTTCCTTAGATGAACCTACCTCGAAGACAGACCTTGTCGATAAAATTAAAGAGCACATAAAAAGCTTAAAATCTAAAAGCTACTGGGACAAATTTCATTATTCACCAGAGTACGTCATCCTTTTTCTCCCTGGGGAGAGTTTGTTCAATGACGCTATTCGTTTAGCTCCAGAGCTTATCGATTTTGGGGCGTCTTCTAACGTAATTCTTTCTGGTCCTTTAACATTGCTAGCTCTGTTAAAAACAGTAGCTCACACTTGGAAACAGGAGAATCTGCAAAAGCAAATCCAAGAAATCGGCCTTTTAGGAAAGGAATTACACCATCGTTTACATGTTGTTTTTAACCACTTTCATAAAATTGGGAAAAATCTCAATCATACAGTGCAAAGTTACAATGACATGGCGGCAAGTTTTCAACACCGAGCCTTACCAACATTAAGGAAATTCGAGAATCTTGAGGTAACATCTTCCTCTCACCATATTGAAGATCCTGTAGTAATCCAAAATACTACAATATCATTCTTGCCTTCCTGTGAAGAAGAAGAGCCCTCTCTCCTCCCTACTCAGGACTCTTAA
- a CDS encoding insulinase family protein has translation MKAGDSYRNFVIKSSQDLPEIESKLFEVEHKPSGVSIMMIVNDDDENVFNICFRTCPQSSNGVAHVLEHMVLCGSENYPVRDPFFSMTRRSLNTFMNAFTGADFTCYPAASQIPEDFYNLLSVYIDAVFYPLLTRNSFLQEAWRYEFTPENCLIHTGVVYNEMKGAMMTGEARLSEALNAALFPSVTYGVNSGGDPRDILTLTLESVRDFHQSQYTLSRCLFYFYGNIKPSRHLDFLEEKLLRHVVKPEKNSVSLPLQKRFKEPVREIATYPLNSQEEDKVLFGISWLTCSILDQKELLALYVLEVVLMGTDAAPLKSRLLKSGFCKQADMGIDSEIREIPVTLVCKGCSPTGAQKLEALIFASLEDIIREGIPENLIAGAVHQLELARKEITGYSLPYGLSLFFRSGLLKQHGGRPEDGLRIHSLFSELRTQLQNPEYLPKLIRKHFLDNPHFSRVIMVPDAELISKERHEEQTLLSNVQKSLSSEDAEKILQDSLELEKAQSQEENLNVLPNFSLDKVPNSGKEFNLIKDIVAGGEVLHHCCFTNDLIFVDVIMDMPPLSEEELPWFRLMIFLMLQLGCGGRSYREQLEFLLEHTGGVDVIYDFSPHANKNSLLSPSISLRGKSLSIKAHKLFQGFKDILSGVDFTDIARIKELLMQHNEALTNSVRNSPMSYAIGMASADKAVTSYMSYLMSGLPYVNTIRNLVRNFDQEIHRVVQILQTLFTKCFSGKRQVVVSCSAQNYQQLCDNNFYGIFEHIIVPTRPWENPTFNFKLSSQGLYIPVPAAFNVLAFPLGDLPYDHPDSAALTISAEILDNVVLHTKIREQGGAYGSGAAINLGRGSAYCYSYRDPEVAASYHAFLQGISEIAMGKFTKENIHEGILNVIQSLDVPVAPGNRASVAFYRLRCGKTPAVRQAFRRAVLSADKEHICQVMDKYLAQKTSSATFISFAGVEMLQNAAASLPEGFPIHSAL, from the coding sequence ATGAAGGCTGGAGACTCGTATAGAAACTTTGTTATCAAGTCTAGCCAGGATTTGCCTGAGATAGAGAGTAAGCTTTTTGAAGTAGAGCATAAGCCCTCAGGGGTTTCTATTATGATGATCGTTAATGATGATGATGAAAATGTGTTTAACATATGCTTTAGGACATGCCCTCAATCTTCTAACGGCGTAGCTCATGTTTTGGAACACATGGTGCTCTGTGGATCTGAAAATTATCCTGTTCGAGATCCATTTTTCTCCATGACACGACGTAGTCTGAATACTTTTATGAACGCCTTTACAGGGGCAGACTTTACTTGTTATCCCGCGGCATCTCAGATTCCTGAGGATTTTTACAATCTCCTCAGCGTTTATATTGACGCAGTATTCTATCCTTTGCTCACAAGGAATAGTTTTTTACAAGAAGCTTGGAGATACGAATTCACTCCGGAAAACTGTTTGATTCATACTGGAGTTGTCTATAATGAGATGAAGGGAGCAATGATGACAGGAGAAGCGCGTCTTTCCGAAGCGTTGAATGCTGCGCTCTTCCCTTCGGTCACTTATGGTGTGAACTCTGGAGGAGATCCTAGAGATATACTTACCTTGACTTTAGAAAGTGTACGGGATTTTCATCAAAGCCAATATACGCTAAGTCGCTGCTTATTTTACTTCTATGGGAACATTAAGCCCTCCCGGCATTTAGACTTTTTAGAAGAAAAGCTTTTACGCCATGTTGTAAAGCCAGAGAAGAATTCAGTATCCCTGCCTTTACAAAAAAGGTTTAAAGAACCTGTTCGAGAAATTGCTACATATCCTTTGAATAGCCAAGAGGAAGATAAGGTTCTATTTGGAATTTCTTGGTTGACCTGTTCTATTTTGGATCAGAAAGAACTTTTAGCCTTGTATGTGTTAGAGGTTGTCCTTATGGGGACAGATGCTGCGCCGCTTAAGAGTCGCTTATTGAAATCAGGATTCTGTAAACAGGCAGATATGGGAATTGATAGTGAGATCCGAGAAATCCCTGTAACTCTTGTATGTAAAGGATGCTCTCCTACAGGAGCACAGAAACTGGAGGCTTTGATTTTTGCAAGTCTTGAGGACATTATTCGCGAAGGCATTCCTGAAAATCTCATTGCGGGAGCTGTTCATCAACTTGAACTTGCTAGGAAGGAAATCACAGGATATTCTCTACCATATGGGCTGTCGTTATTTTTCCGTTCTGGGCTACTAAAACAACATGGAGGAAGGCCTGAAGATGGCTTGAGAATCCATAGTCTGTTTTCTGAGCTGCGTACGCAATTACAGAATCCCGAGTATCTTCCTAAGCTTATTCGCAAGCACTTTTTAGATAATCCTCATTTTTCCCGAGTGATCATGGTTCCAGATGCAGAGCTGATCTCTAAGGAAAGACATGAGGAGCAGACACTCCTCAGTAACGTACAGAAAAGTCTTTCTTCAGAGGATGCTGAGAAAATTCTTCAAGATAGCTTGGAATTAGAGAAAGCTCAATCTCAAGAAGAGAACTTGAATGTCTTGCCGAACTTCTCTTTGGATAAGGTTCCAAACTCTGGGAAGGAGTTTAACTTAATCAAGGATATTGTGGCCGGAGGAGAGGTCCTCCATCATTGCTGTTTTACGAATGACTTGATCTTTGTAGATGTTATTATGGATATGCCGCCTCTTTCTGAGGAGGAGCTCCCTTGGTTCCGTCTGATGATCTTTTTAATGCTTCAGCTTGGCTGTGGAGGTAGATCATATCGAGAACAACTGGAGTTTCTTTTAGAGCATACAGGAGGAGTGGATGTTATTTATGACTTTTCTCCTCATGCGAATAAAAACTCATTGTTATCTCCATCCATTAGCTTGCGAGGAAAATCCTTATCTATAAAGGCTCATAAACTATTTCAAGGATTTAAAGATATTCTTTCTGGTGTGGACTTTACAGATATTGCAAGAATTAAAGAATTATTAATGCAGCATAATGAAGCGTTAACAAATAGCGTAAGGAATAGCCCTATGAGCTATGCTATCGGCATGGCGAGTGCAGATAAAGCTGTGACCTCCTATATGTCATACCTCATGTCGGGACTCCCTTATGTAAATACAATTCGCAACTTGGTGAGAAACTTTGATCAGGAGATACATCGTGTTGTGCAGATTTTACAAACACTTTTTACAAAATGTTTTTCTGGGAAACGTCAGGTGGTTGTTAGCTGCAGCGCACAAAATTATCAACAACTTTGTGATAATAATTTTTACGGTATCTTTGAGCATATCATTGTCCCTACGAGACCTTGGGAAAATCCTACCTTCAACTTTAAGCTATCTTCTCAGGGATTATATATTCCTGTTCCTGCAGCATTTAATGTATTAGCTTTCCCTCTTGGAGATCTTCCTTATGATCATCCTGATTCTGCAGCCCTCACTATCTCTGCAGAAATTCTAGATAATGTTGTCTTACATACGAAAATCCGAGAACAGGGGGGAGCATATGGTTCTGGAGCCGCAATTAACTTAGGAAGAGGCTCAGCTTATTGTTATAGCTATCGAGATCCTGAAGTTGCTGCAAGCTATCATGCGTTCCTTCAAGGGATTTCAGAAATCGCTATGGGTAAATTTACTAAGGAAAATATCCATGAAGGGATTCTTAATGTCATCCAAAGTTTAGATGTTCCTGTAGCTCCTGGAAATCGTGCTTCTGTAGCTTTTTATAGACTAAGATGTGGAAAGACTCCTGCAGTGCGTCAAGCGTTCCGTAGGGCTGTGCTTTCAGCGGATAAAGAACACATCTGCCAAGTTATGGATAAGTATCTAGCTCAGAAAACAAGCTCTGCAACGTTTATTTCTTTTGCAGGAGTAGAGATGCTACAGAATGCTGCAGCATCTCTACCTGAAGGCTTCCCTATACATTCTGCTTTGTAG
- a CDS encoding M20/M25/M40 family metallo-hydrolase gives MHRNSEDFDLYSHEFIQEFSDFVRFPSLSSDSQYLGECKKCADFLMSRLDKLFSLELWEKEGHPPIIYAKNTQAGPGKPTLLLYNHYDVQPAELSDGWEGDPFILRQKNSRFYARGASDNKGQCFYTLKALQHYYNTRKCFPVNLIWLIEGEEESGSPALFSLIEEKRDQLKADAVLIIDGGFTSEDYPSLCIGSRGLLTMKVHVQEGTKDMHSGTFGGIAYNVNRALAEILSSLHNSDNSIAIEHFYDDITPIPRDCRPDTPASDMIKECEKTLGFHPTGYEPSYTPEEAGAYRPALDINGISGGYTGPGFKAVIPYRATAYLSCRLVPGQDPKKIATLVINHLQKRVPKALQFSYEILESCEGWRSSPHLPLVGILQEIYSKLYHKECLKLLMTATIPIAPTLGRIAGAEPIVCGTSYISDNIHAAEENFSLDQFRKGFLSICQLLDHLA, from the coding sequence ATGCATAGAAATTCTGAAGATTTTGATCTTTATTCTCACGAGTTCATACAGGAATTTTCTGATTTTGTAAGATTTCCGTCCTTATCTTCTGATTCCCAATATCTTGGGGAATGCAAAAAATGTGCTGACTTCTTAATGTCTCGTTTAGACAAGCTCTTTTCTCTAGAGCTTTGGGAGAAAGAAGGCCACCCTCCCATTATCTATGCCAAAAATACACAGGCAGGCCCAGGGAAACCTACTCTTCTTCTCTATAACCACTATGACGTTCAGCCTGCAGAACTTTCTGACGGTTGGGAAGGAGATCCCTTTATCTTAAGACAAAAAAATAGTCGTTTCTATGCCCGAGGGGCTTCTGATAATAAGGGGCAGTGCTTTTATACTTTAAAAGCTCTTCAACATTACTACAATACACGCAAGTGCTTTCCTGTAAATCTTATTTGGCTCATTGAAGGCGAAGAAGAAAGTGGAAGTCCCGCATTATTTTCTTTAATCGAGGAAAAACGTGATCAGCTCAAAGCAGATGCTGTCCTTATCATAGATGGAGGATTTACCTCTGAAGACTACCCTTCCCTATGCATAGGAAGTCGTGGACTTCTTACTATGAAAGTACATGTCCAAGAGGGAACTAAAGATATGCATTCCGGAACCTTTGGAGGGATCGCATATAATGTCAACCGCGCTCTTGCAGAAATTCTTAGTTCCCTACATAACTCTGATAATTCTATTGCGATTGAGCACTTTTACGATGATATCACCCCTATCCCTAGGGACTGCCGTCCAGACACGCCAGCTTCAGATATGATCAAGGAATGTGAGAAAACCTTAGGTTTTCACCCTACAGGCTATGAACCTTCATACACCCCAGAAGAAGCAGGAGCCTACCGCCCAGCCTTAGATATTAACGGCATTTCCGGAGGCTACACAGGCCCAGGATTTAAAGCTGTGATTCCCTATCGGGCAACAGCATATCTATCGTGTCGCTTAGTCCCAGGACAAGACCCTAAGAAAATCGCCACCTTAGTTATAAATCATCTACAGAAGCGTGTCCCAAAAGCTTTACAGTTCTCCTATGAAATTTTAGAAAGCTGCGAAGGATGGCGCAGTAGCCCTCACCTTCCTCTTGTAGGAATCCTTCAGGAGATTTATAGCAAGCTCTACCACAAAGAATGTTTAAAACTCCTTATGACCGCCACAATCCCTATTGCGCCGACGTTAGGAAGAATTGCTGGGGCAGAACCTATAGTATGTGGGACCTCATACATTAGCGATAATATCCATGCTGCTGAGGAAAACTTCTCATTAGATCAATTTAGGAAAGGCTTTCTTTCAATTTGCCAACTTCTAGATCATCTAGCTTAA
- a CDS encoding DegQ family serine endoprotease, giving the protein MRTKQFRVLLFITTCLGVVGSPASGYSLVKKESRASELSQDVLLKEISGGFSKIAAMATPAVVYIESFPKNDTPVITPTPGRRGPYENPFDYFNDEFFNRFFGLPPHRERPQSKEAVRGTGFIVSEDGYIVTNNHVVENTGKIHVTLHDGQKYTATVIGLDPKTDLAVIKIKAEKLPHLSFGNSDNLQVGDWAIAIGNPFGLQATVTVGVISAKGRNQLHIADFEDFIQTDAAINPGNSGGPLLNIDGQVIGVNTAIVSGSGGYIGIGFAIPSLMANRIIDQLIHEGQVTRGFLGVTLQPIDAELAACYKLNKIYGALITDVVKGSPADKAGLKQEDVIVAYNGKEVDSLSTFRNAISLMSPNSRVVLKIVREGKFLEVPVMIAQAPKEEGVSSLQRVGIRVQNLTAEHAKKLGISPETKGVIIVSVEPGSTAAASGIAPGQLILAVNRQRVSSVDELNAVLKDSGNDSILLMVSQGEVIRFVALKPEE; this is encoded by the coding sequence ATGAGAACTAAACAATTTCGCGTGCTTTTATTTATAACTACTTGTTTAGGTGTAGTAGGCTCTCCTGCTTCGGGGTATTCTCTAGTAAAAAAAGAGTCTCGAGCTTCTGAACTTTCCCAAGACGTTCTTTTAAAGGAAATCTCTGGGGGATTTTCCAAGATTGCAGCGATGGCAACACCTGCAGTTGTCTACATAGAAAGTTTTCCTAAAAATGACACCCCTGTAATCACCCCTACACCAGGACGTCGAGGACCTTACGAAAATCCCTTTGATTATTTTAATGATGAATTTTTTAATCGCTTTTTTGGTTTGCCTCCCCATAGAGAAAGACCACAATCTAAGGAAGCTGTAAGAGGCACGGGATTTATCGTCTCTGAAGATGGCTACATTGTTACGAATAACCATGTGGTAGAAAATACAGGGAAAATTCATGTTACTCTGCATGATGGTCAGAAATATACTGCTACAGTCATTGGGCTGGATCCGAAGACCGATCTTGCTGTGATCAAAATTAAAGCAGAAAAGCTTCCTCACCTAAGCTTTGGAAATTCTGATAATTTACAAGTAGGAGACTGGGCTATAGCTATAGGGAACCCTTTCGGTTTACAAGCAACTGTCACCGTAGGGGTGATTAGCGCTAAGGGTAGAAATCAGCTGCATATTGCGGATTTTGAAGATTTTATCCAAACTGACGCGGCAATTAACCCAGGAAATTCTGGAGGCCCTCTTTTAAATATTGATGGTCAAGTGATTGGCGTGAACACAGCCATTGTTAGTGGCAGTGGTGGCTATATCGGTATCGGCTTTGCAATTCCTAGCTTAATGGCAAATAGGATTATTGACCAATTGATCCATGAAGGACAAGTAACGCGAGGATTCTTAGGAGTCACTTTGCAACCTATAGATGCAGAACTTGCAGCATGCTATAAGCTAAATAAGATTTATGGAGCTTTAATTACAGACGTCGTTAAAGGCTCTCCTGCAGATAAGGCTGGCCTAAAGCAAGAAGATGTGATTGTAGCATATAATGGGAAGGAAGTAGATTCTTTAAGTACATTCCGCAATGCAATTTCTTTAATGAGTCCAAATTCTCGCGTTGTTCTTAAAATTGTCCGTGAAGGAAAATTTTTAGAAGTTCCTGTAATGATTGCACAAGCCCCTAAAGAGGAAGGGGTTTCTTCTTTACAGCGTGTTGGGATTCGGGTACAGAATCTTACAGCAGAACATGCTAAGAAACTGGGGATCTCTCCTGAGACTAAGGGAGTGATTATTGTTTCTGTAGAGCCTGGGTCTACAGCTGCAGCTTCAGGAATTGCCCCAGGGCAGCTGATTCTTGCAGTAAATAGGCAGAGGGTTTCTTCTGTAGATGAGCTCAATGCTGTATTAAAGGACTCAGGAAATGACAGCATCCTTTTAATGGTCTCTCAAGGAGAAGTGATTCGTTTTGTTGCTTTAAAGCCTGAAGAATAA
- the sucD gene encoding succinate--CoA ligase subunit alpha yields the protein MFQLLSRDLPIITQGITGKAGSFHTEQCLAYGSNFVGGVTPGKGGSTHLNLPVYDSVLEARKETGCQATMIFVPPPFAAEAIIEAEAAGVELIVCITEGIPVRDMLEVANLMENSSSQLIGPNCPGIIKPGACKIGIMPGYIHLPGNVGLVSRSGTLTYEAVWQLTQRNIGQSVCVGIGGDPLNGTSFIDALLQFERDPQTQCILMIGEIGGSAEEDAAEWIRENCSKPVVAFIAGATAPKGKRMGHAGAIISSNSGDAQSKMQALRVAGVFVVESPAMIGEAVEAVLQDL from the coding sequence ATGTTTCAGTTGTTAAGTAGGGATCTTCCTATCATTACTCAAGGGATTACAGGAAAAGCAGGATCTTTCCATACGGAACAATGTCTTGCTTATGGCTCTAATTTTGTTGGGGGAGTCACTCCAGGAAAAGGAGGATCTACACATCTCAATCTTCCTGTATATGATTCTGTTCTAGAGGCAAGAAAAGAAACAGGTTGTCAAGCAACGATGATCTTTGTCCCACCTCCATTTGCTGCAGAAGCAATTATTGAAGCTGAAGCAGCAGGTGTGGAACTGATCGTGTGTATTACTGAAGGAATTCCTGTTCGGGATATGTTGGAAGTTGCTAACCTTATGGAAAATAGCTCCTCTCAACTTATTGGGCCAAATTGCCCAGGAATTATAAAGCCAGGAGCTTGTAAGATTGGCATCATGCCAGGGTACATCCATCTTCCTGGGAACGTAGGACTTGTCTCTCGTTCTGGGACACTTACCTATGAGGCAGTTTGGCAACTAACCCAAAGAAATATAGGCCAGAGTGTATGTGTGGGGATTGGTGGGGATCCTTTAAATGGAACATCTTTCATAGATGCTTTGCTACAGTTTGAACGTGACCCTCAGACACAATGCATTTTGATGATTGGCGAGATCGGAGGGAGCGCAGAAGAAGATGCGGCTGAATGGATCAGAGAGAATTGTAGTAAACCTGTCGTTGCCTTTATTGCGGGAGCTACAGCACCAAAAGGAAAGCGCATGGGCCATGCAGGAGCAATTATTTCCAGTAACTCTGGAGACGCACAATCTAAAATGCAGGCATTACGAGTGGCTGGAGTTTTTGTCGTAGAATCCCCTGCAATGATTGGAGAAGCCGTTGAGGCAGTGCTTCAAGATTTATAA
- the sucC gene encoding ADP-forming succinate--CoA ligase subunit beta yields MHLHEYQAKDLLTSYEVPIPPYRVVFSISEVPQVLQDLGMDSGVVKVQVHAGGRGKHGGVVVAKSTEEILQAVTKLIGMRFISNQTSGEALPVEKVLISPLVGIAKEYYVAVIMDRKHRCPTLMLSKSGGMDIEEIAQKFPELLLFLPLTVFGKIYTYQLRQACSFMEWSGDIANQGVKLIKKLIQCFYDNDASLLEVNPLVLTDADELVALDAKVTLDDNALYRHPHLEACYDPSQENIRDVLAKQVGLSYIALDGDIGCIVNGAGLAMSTLDILKFYGGAAANFLDVGGSASAQQIKEAVSLVLSDERVKVLFINIFGGIMDCSLVSSGLVSVMGTRKDTLPIVLRLEGTNVDLGKTIVQQSGISCHFVSSMQEGAQLSVTLSRT; encoded by the coding sequence ATGCACCTTCATGAATATCAGGCTAAAGATCTTTTAACCTCTTATGAAGTGCCAATCCCTCCTTATCGTGTGGTTTTTTCAATTTCAGAAGTCCCACAAGTTTTACAAGATTTAGGGATGGATTCTGGTGTAGTAAAAGTACAAGTCCATGCTGGAGGAAGAGGAAAACATGGTGGCGTCGTAGTCGCAAAGTCTACGGAGGAAATCTTACAGGCAGTAACTAAACTAATAGGTATGCGCTTCATAAGCAACCAAACTTCCGGGGAAGCTCTTCCTGTAGAAAAGGTTCTAATCTCTCCTTTAGTAGGAATTGCTAAAGAGTATTATGTTGCTGTTATCATGGATAGAAAACATCGCTGCCCGACTTTAATGCTTTCTAAGTCTGGGGGCATGGATATCGAAGAGATTGCACAGAAATTTCCAGAGCTACTCTTGTTTCTTCCTTTAACTGTCTTTGGAAAGATTTATACGTATCAGCTCCGACAGGCGTGTTCCTTTATGGAGTGGAGCGGGGATATTGCAAACCAAGGCGTCAAGCTTATCAAAAAACTTATTCAGTGTTTTTATGATAACGACGCTTCCTTATTAGAGGTTAACCCTCTAGTATTAACAGATGCTGATGAGCTTGTAGCCTTAGATGCGAAAGTCACTCTCGATGATAATGCCCTCTATCGACATCCTCACCTAGAAGCATGCTATGATCCTTCTCAGGAAAACATCAGAGATGTTTTAGCAAAGCAAGTAGGGTTATCTTACATTGCTCTTGATGGGGATATTGGCTGTATTGTCAATGGCGCAGGGCTAGCTATGAGTACGCTAGATATCCTAAAGTTTTATGGAGGAGCTGCTGCGAATTTTCTTGATGTTGGGGGAAGTGCTTCTGCGCAACAAATTAAAGAAGCAGTATCTTTGGTGCTCTCTGATGAGCGCGTAAAGGTGCTCTTTATCAATATTTTCGGAGGTATTATGGATTGTTCCCTAGTCTCTTCAGGGCTTGTTTCTGTCATGGGAACACGGAAAGATACGCTTCCTATAGTCTTGCGCTTGGAGGGAACAAATGTCGATTTGGGGAAAACTATCGTTCAACAGTCCGGGATCTCTTGTCATTTTGTTTCGTCTATGCAAGAAGGCGCTCAGCTTTCTGTCACTTTGAGTCGTACGTAG
- the ftsY gene encoding signal recognition particle-docking protein FtsY, whose translation MFKFFSNKICSLLKKNLSVDLLEYAEKLFYEADFGSELTEELCSRLRKAKNPDKATIKELIIALLRETLQQLPLSRPVSSSPQVFLILGSNGSGKTTTVAKLAHFYQKQSQKVLIVATDTFRAAGIDQMRCWAEKLNCGFVSGKSGGDPAAIAYDGIQAAIARDCDKVIIDTSGRLHTHTNLMKELSKIVTVCNKALPGAPHEILMTLDATLGGNTLEQTQAFLSIAPVSGIILTKADGSAKGGTLFRIAKCLKIPTNFIGYGESMEDFQEFQLELFLENLFSPNL comes from the coding sequence ATGTTCAAGTTCTTCAGCAATAAGATTTGTTCTTTATTAAAAAAAAACCTCTCTGTAGATCTTCTAGAATATGCTGAGAAACTTTTCTACGAAGCCGACTTTGGTTCCGAACTTACTGAAGAGCTTTGTTCTCGTTTACGCAAAGCTAAAAATCCAGATAAAGCTACGATTAAAGAGCTCATTATTGCCCTTCTCCGTGAGACCCTGCAACAGCTTCCATTATCTCGCCCTGTCTCTTCGTCTCCTCAAGTATTTTTAATCTTAGGCTCTAACGGCTCGGGGAAAACTACCACAGTGGCAAAACTCGCACATTTCTATCAAAAGCAATCTCAGAAGGTCCTTATTGTTGCTACAGATACTTTTCGCGCTGCGGGAATAGATCAAATGCGCTGCTGGGCAGAGAAGCTTAACTGTGGGTTTGTTTCTGGCAAGTCCGGAGGGGATCCTGCTGCCATTGCCTATGATGGGATTCAAGCTGCCATAGCTCGAGATTGTGATAAAGTCATTATAGATACTTCAGGCCGTTTGCATACCCATACCAATCTCATGAAAGAGCTTTCTAAAATCGTAACGGTATGTAATAAGGCTCTTCCTGGAGCTCCCCATGAAATTCTAATGACATTAGATGCTACTTTGGGAGGCAATACTTTAGAACAAACACAAGCTTTCTTATCTATTGCTCCCGTTTCTGGAATAATTCTTACAAAAGCAGATGGTTCAGCAAAAGGAGGAACACTTTTCCGAATTGCAAAATGTTTAAAAATCCCGACAAATTTTATTGGCTATGGGGAATCTATGGAAGATTTTCAAGAGTTTCAGTTAGAACTTTTCTTAGAAAACCTATTTTCACCCAACCTATAA
- a CDS encoding Bax inhibitor-1/YccA family protein, which yields MGLYDRDYIQESRLPGTFASRVYSWMTAGLAVTTFVSLGLYYSGLYRSLFAFWWIWCLGTLGVSFFINARLQTLSLPTVMSLFLVYSVLEGMFFGTVLPIYAAQYGGGVVWAAFGSAALVFGMAALYGALTKNDLTQMSKILTVAVMGLLAITVVFAIVSLFVFMPLFYLLICYLGLVIFVGLTAADAQAIRRVAANVGNDSVVSYKLSLVMALKMYCNVIMVFWYLLQIFSSSGNRD from the coding sequence ATGGGACTATATGATCGTGACTATATACAAGAATCTCGTCTTCCAGGGACTTTTGCTTCTAGGGTGTATAGTTGGATGACTGCAGGACTTGCAGTTACAACCTTTGTAAGTTTAGGTCTCTATTATTCGGGATTATATAGAAGTTTATTTGCTTTTTGGTGGATCTGGTGTTTAGGGACTCTAGGGGTTTCCTTCTTTATTAATGCGAGACTACAAACATTATCTTTACCTACTGTAATGTCATTATTTTTAGTCTATTCTGTGTTAGAAGGGATGTTTTTTGGGACAGTGCTTCCTATTTATGCTGCTCAATATGGGGGAGGCGTAGTATGGGCTGCTTTTGGATCTGCAGCACTCGTATTTGGAATGGCAGCTCTTTATGGAGCTTTGACAAAAAATGATCTTACTCAGATGAGTAAAATTTTGACAGTAGCAGTAATGGGACTACTAGCAATCACAGTTGTTTTTGCTATAGTTTCTTTATTTGTGTTTATGCCGTTGTTTTATCTTTTAATTTGTTACTTGGGATTAGTCATTTTTGTTGGATTAACTGCTGCAGATGCTCAAGCAATACGACGTGTTGCTGCAAACGTTGGAAATGATAGTGTCGTTAGCTATAAGCTTTCTTTAGTAATGGCTTTAAAAATGTATTGTAATGTAATTATGGTATTCTGGTATCTGTTACAGATATTTTCTTCTTCTGGAAATCGGGATTAA